TAAATTATTCCTAATCTTcaatctttctttctttctgcgTTCGAagaaacaaatacaaaaattcaatgGCTTCATTCACTTCGTTTTTCGATACAACAAACCGATGGAATTTCGATGCTCTCAAGAACTTCGGTCAGATTTCTCCGGTCGTTCAGAATCACCTCAAACAGGTTTTCTCTCATTTTCATTTCATTCCCCTTAATAATTTCTAGGGTTTTCTTTAATTTACTTCATTCTTCAATTTCTAGTTATATTCGATGTGTTTTTCATATTGCTTCTTATGGATTACGCCAATTTCGATTATTATAGAGATTTACAATAACTAGGTTTATAAAATCTTTGAATGATGAAATATATACAATAACTAGTTTTACAATTGGGTTGAATGATTGATTGTAGGTTTATTTGACCCTGTGTTTCGCTGTGGTTGCTGCTGCTGTGGGAACTTACGTTCATGTACTCTTCAACCTTGGCGGTTTTCTCACCACAATAGCGTGTGTTGGAACTAGTGTTTGGTTACTCTCAACTCCTCCTTTTGAAGAGGTATGAATCTGCTTCTTTTTGTAGCTTATGTTCCTTTCATGGTTTTGCGGTTTAATTTGTTACTTACTTTACCTGTTTGTGTTTTTGATTTTAATGGTATGCAGCGAAAAAGGTTGACTTTGTTGATGGCCGCAGCGTTATTTCAGGGTGCCTCTATTGGACCCTTGATTGATTTGGCTATTCAAATTGATCCAAGGTATGTTTTCATTATATTTGTGGTTTGTCATTGCATTGGAGTGTTTCCTTTTTTGTGTCGCTTGCTAAGATTAGGGATTCCTATGTTCATGTAATGCATACATGTGTTAtgttaattgtttttcttttttcggTGTCAAAAGGGAGATTTAGGATCATACTGTATCTTTTGATCAAGGAGAGGGAAAGATTGGGTTTGGggtctatatattttttaattttggatgGATTTGTGACATTAGTCTTCTATTGGTTCAGCCTCATCTTCAGTTCATTTGTGGCAACTGCCTTGGCCTTTGGGTGTTTCTCGGGAGCAGCTTTGGTTGCTAAGCGTAGGGAGTACCTGTACCTTGGTGGCTTGCTTTCTTCTGGGCTGTCCATTCTTCTTTGGTTGCACTTTGCTTCTTCCATCTTTGGAGGTTCAATGGCAATCTTTAAGTTTGAGGTAAATGGCTGCCAGTGTTTTTACTTTTGTAGAATTACCTTTAAGCTTTGTTTTCCTACTGATATAAGTTTTTAACATGGTGTTTATTTCCTACTTTTGCAGTTGTATTTTGGGCTTTTGGTGTTTGTGGGTTACATTGTAGTTGACACACAAGAAATAGTTGAGAAGGCACACTTTGGCGATCTGGATTATGTGAAGCATGCTCTGACCTTGTTTACTGATTTGGTTGCAATTTTTGTCCGGATTCTAGTTATCATGGTGAGTTTGATTCCTGTAAAGTGAAAACCTTCTTCTGAGATTGCACCTCCACGTTTGTTTTTTTTGCGTTTTTATCCCATATAAATGTTGTATTGATTGGATTTTCATTA
This region of Cicer arietinum cultivar CDC Frontier isolate Library 1 chromosome 8, Cicar.CDCFrontier_v2.0, whole genome shotgun sequence genomic DNA includes:
- the LOC101488703 gene encoding bax inhibitor 1 — protein: MASFTSFFDTTNRWNFDALKNFGQISPVVQNHLKQVYLTLCFAVVAAAVGTYVHVLFNLGGFLTTIACVGTSVWLLSTPPFEERKRLTLLMAAALFQGASIGPLIDLAIQIDPSLIFSSFVATALAFGCFSGAALVAKRREYLYLGGLLSSGLSILLWLHFASSIFGGSMAIFKFELYFGLLVFVGYIVVDTQEIVEKAHFGDLDYVKHALTLFTDLVAIFVRILVIMLKNSGERTEKKKKRRD